A region from the Vibrio navarrensis genome encodes:
- the recD gene encoding exodeoxyribonuclease V subunit alpha, whose product MSAHSAMHFLPLLADLAKQGSLRQLDYQFARLIASQSDDEELALLAALASAEVGRGHICLPLIDSHGQGLDIATRLGLYGEAAQALNTQLASIDWAEKLKASPIVGESHEALPLIFDGQRLYLQRYWHYEVMVAAKLNQLSSAVSLDAEEMKKLANLLDHLFARDYRFLLEALLRGRNESTDSAGLRQQLVCDHLDVVNASQLDWAAIERVVAAATKVDELSALDSLVAQSVCLNWQKVAAAVALTRRFTVISGGPGTGKTTTVCKLLAALIEQAGGYDLTIKLVAPTGKAAARLTESIGKAVSALPVSPELKNKIPTESSTLHRLLGAIPGSAEFRHHSKNPLHLDVLVIDEASMVDLSMMYKVIDALPKQARVILLGDKDQLASVEAGAVLGDICSFSHTGYSPEQASALVRLTGFASLTSLGRSKVSIADSLCMLQKSFRFDARSGIGQLARAVNAGDAHAVDQVWQREMSDITHWDLNAQNYHQMIQTLVSEYGRYLARLQETQLSPVTGESESSAEKAKVVLALFNQCRLLCALREGDFGVSGLNQRIEKALAARKLIRTQDELWYHGRPVMVTRNDHALGLYNGDIGICMRDESEGEARLKVFFELPDGSMKAILPSRVPEHETAYAMTIHKSQGSEFDFTLMVLPAEFSPILTRELIYTGITRAKKKLALYADGQVLKRAIRVRTQRASGLVERLQG is encoded by the coding sequence ATGAGCGCCCATTCCGCGATGCATTTTTTGCCATTACTTGCCGACCTTGCCAAGCAAGGCAGTCTGCGCCAGCTTGATTACCAGTTCGCCCGTTTGATTGCCTCGCAAAGTGACGATGAGGAACTGGCGCTGTTAGCGGCGCTGGCCAGCGCGGAAGTGGGGCGTGGTCATATCTGTTTGCCATTAATCGATTCACACGGGCAGGGCCTTGATATCGCGACGCGCTTGGGTTTATACGGTGAGGCGGCGCAAGCGCTGAATACTCAGTTGGCGTCGATTGATTGGGCCGAAAAGCTCAAAGCATCGCCAATTGTCGGCGAGAGCCATGAGGCTTTACCGCTGATCTTTGATGGGCAGCGACTCTATTTACAACGCTACTGGCACTATGAAGTGATGGTTGCGGCCAAGCTCAACCAGCTCAGTAGCGCGGTAAGTTTAGACGCTGAAGAGATGAAAAAACTGGCCAATTTGCTCGATCACTTGTTTGCGCGTGATTATCGCTTTTTGCTTGAGGCGCTGCTGCGTGGCCGCAACGAAAGTACGGACTCGGCAGGCCTGCGCCAACAGTTGGTGTGCGACCATCTGGATGTGGTGAATGCAAGTCAGCTTGACTGGGCGGCGATTGAGCGCGTAGTCGCGGCAGCGACTAAGGTCGATGAGCTCAGCGCCTTGGATAGTTTGGTGGCGCAAAGTGTCTGCCTCAACTGGCAAAAAGTGGCGGCTGCGGTGGCGTTAACGCGTCGTTTTACAGTGATTTCCGGCGGGCCGGGGACGGGTAAAACCACCACAGTATGTAAACTTTTGGCGGCCCTGATTGAGCAAGCTGGCGGTTACGATCTCACCATCAAACTGGTGGCTCCGACCGGAAAAGCGGCCGCTCGCCTGACGGAGTCGATCGGCAAAGCGGTATCGGCTCTGCCTGTCTCCCCTGAATTGAAAAACAAAATTCCGACCGAATCGTCAACCTTACACCGCTTACTGGGCGCGATTCCCGGCAGCGCCGAATTTCGTCATCACAGTAAAAACCCGCTACATCTGGATGTGTTGGTGATTGATGAAGCGTCCATGGTGGATTTATCCATGATGTACAAAGTGATCGATGCCTTGCCCAAGCAGGCTAGAGTGATTTTGCTTGGCGATAAAGATCAGCTCGCCTCGGTGGAAGCGGGCGCAGTGCTGGGAGATATTTGCTCCTTTTCTCACACCGGTTACAGCCCGGAGCAAGCGAGCGCGTTGGTGCGTTTGACTGGCTTTGCCAGCTTAACTTCGCTGGGGCGCAGCAAAGTGTCGATTGCAGACAGCTTATGCATGTTGCAAAAAAGCTTTCGCTTTGATGCCCGTTCAGGGATTGGTCAGTTGGCGCGGGCAGTTAACGCGGGGGATGCGCACGCGGTGGATCAAGTGTGGCAGCGAGAGATGAGTGACATTACCCACTGGGATCTCAATGCGCAGAACTACCATCAGATGATACAAACGCTGGTTAGCGAATATGGCCGCTATCTCGCACGCCTGCAAGAGACTCAGCTCAGCCCGGTGACGGGGGAGAGCGAAAGCAGTGCCGAAAAGGCTAAAGTAGTCTTGGCGCTGTTCAATCAATGCCGCTTATTGTGTGCGCTGCGTGAGGGCGATTTTGGTGTCAGCGGGCTTAACCAACGGATTGAAAAAGCACTTGCGGCGCGCAAGTTGATCCGCACTCAAGACGAACTTTGGTACCACGGTCGCCCTGTGATGGTGACGCGTAACGACCATGCGCTGGGCTTGTACAATGGCGATATTGGCATTTGTATGCGTGATGAGAGTGAGGGCGAAGCGCGCTTGAAAGTCTTTTTTGAACTGCCTGACGGTAGCATGAAAGCGATCTTACCGAGCCGTGTCCCCGAACATGAAACGGCCTATGCCATGACCATTCATAAATCGCAGGGCAGTGAATTTGACTTCACACTGATGGTGCTGCCAGCAGAGTTTAGCCCGATCCTGACACGGGAGCTGATTTACACCGGTATTACTCGAGCAAAGAAAAAACTGGCGCTATATGCCGACGGCCAAGTGCTCAAGCGAGCGATTCGTGTCCGCACTCAGCGGGCGAGTGGCTTGGTGGAGCGCTTGCAAGGATAG
- the recB gene encoding exodeoxyribonuclease V subunit beta: MTDKPVAIPLHTMQFPLHGARLIEASAGTGKTFTIAGLYLRLLLGHGSDDTRHRVPLTVDQILVVTFTEAATAELRDRIRARIHAARLAFARGQSDDAVIKPLLAEIDDHRQAAQILLQAERQMDEAAVYTIHGFCQRMLSQNAFESGSRFNNEFVTDESQLKAQVVADYWRRNFYPLPQALAAEVRQLWSSPAALLAEIGRYLTGAPLKLTVAPMTGSLAELHQANLEKIADLKARWRAVQDDLMPLISASDVNKRSYSKKSLPEWLATVNQWAASETSSYDFPDKLVKFSQTELAEKTPQGVVPEHEIFLAIDAFLAQPISLKAPLLAHAIAQCRTWLAKAKMQKQWLSFDDLLTQLSAAIDNDEQDLLGSRIRTLYPVAMIDEFQDTDPLQYSIFSRIYLNHPECGLFMIGDPKQAIYGFRGADIFTYIKARNQVSAHYTLGTNWRSSAEMVQAVNQVFQRPDSPFIYDQDIPFLPVSASPGAEHRFWIMGGQKQPALTYWLQEAQQGPVSKGEYQQVMAASSASQIQQVLSQSQQGHAWLQRGEERKAILPGNIAVLVRTGSEGRLIKKALAEQGIASVYLSNRDSVFLSPVAQDIQRLLQAVLTPDNDRALRASLASELFALDAATLDALNNDELAWDTALNEFREYRRLWQQRGVLPMLRSVMAKRHVAERLLGEENGERVLTDLMHIGELLQQASGELDSDHGLLRWLAQAISDAQMGMGGSDEQIQRLESERNLVQIVTIHKSKGLEYDLVFLPFVFAAREANEAKYYDAHSDTTVLDITRHEAALKQADKERLAEDLRLIYVALTRAVYGCFIGSAPLRNGRSTKEPTGVHQSAMGYLLQNGQQGGIADLTAALLQQKTALACIEVCAPLPLPEEKFQPSAQPVGALAARELHTPIDRLWRMTSYSALVKQGSQHSEYDASLELGGFDIDSSAERDESAVLEVEKNIFNFPRGARPGTFLHALFEEVEFTEPATSEHNTQVISELMAQEQIDSDWLPVLQRLIDTVLETPLDGKALRLRDKAPSQRLVEMEFFLPIEVLSAAALNRVCQRHDPLSAQAGDLGFQTVQGMLKGFIDLVFEHKGRYYVLDWKSNHLGDATHFYHGEALKGAMVDHRYDLQYQIYALALHRFLRSRVADYDYQRHFGGVYYLFLRGMDGKSGSGIFSARPSLAFLQQMDRLLDGQEPQEPASSQPGQMELL, translated from the coding sequence ATGACTGACAAGCCTGTCGCCATTCCTTTGCACACCATGCAGTTTCCCTTGCATGGCGCGCGCTTGATTGAAGCGTCTGCCGGAACGGGCAAAACCTTCACCATCGCGGGCCTCTATTTGCGCTTGCTGCTCGGTCACGGCAGTGACGATACCCGCCACCGCGTGCCGTTAACCGTCGATCAAATTCTGGTGGTGACTTTTACCGAAGCGGCCACGGCCGAACTGCGTGATCGCATCCGCGCGCGCATTCATGCCGCAAGATTGGCGTTTGCCCGTGGGCAAAGTGATGATGCGGTGATCAAGCCGCTGTTGGCCGAGATTGATGATCATCGTCAGGCCGCGCAGATCTTGTTGCAAGCAGAACGGCAAATGGACGAGGCCGCGGTGTATACCATTCACGGTTTTTGTCAGCGCATGTTGTCGCAAAACGCGTTTGAGTCTGGTAGTCGTTTCAACAATGAGTTCGTTACCGATGAAAGTCAGCTCAAAGCGCAGGTGGTCGCCGATTACTGGCGACGCAATTTCTATCCTTTACCGCAGGCTTTGGCCGCGGAAGTGCGCCAATTGTGGAGCTCGCCAGCGGCACTGCTCGCCGAGATTGGCCGCTACTTAACGGGCGCGCCGCTCAAACTGACAGTAGCGCCGATGACTGGCAGCTTGGCCGAATTGCATCAAGCCAATCTAGAAAAAATCGCCGATTTAAAAGCGCGTTGGCGCGCGGTGCAAGACGACCTCATGCCTTTGATTTCGGCGTCCGATGTCAATAAACGCAGTTACAGCAAAAAATCGCTGCCTGAATGGCTTGCCACCGTCAATCAGTGGGCAGCGAGTGAAACCAGCAGCTACGATTTTCCGGACAAGTTGGTCAAGTTCTCACAAACCGAACTGGCAGAGAAAACGCCGCAGGGCGTAGTGCCCGAGCATGAGATTTTTCTCGCTATTGATGCCTTTCTTGCTCAGCCGATCAGTTTAAAAGCGCCGCTGCTGGCTCATGCGATTGCGCAGTGCCGCACTTGGCTGGCGAAAGCCAAAATGCAGAAGCAGTGGCTCTCTTTTGATGACTTGCTCACCCAGCTATCCGCAGCAATCGATAATGATGAGCAAGATTTGCTCGGCAGCCGAATTCGCACCCTCTATCCGGTGGCGATGATTGACGAGTTTCAGGACACCGACCCGCTGCAATACAGCATTTTCAGCCGTATCTATCTCAACCATCCCGAGTGCGGTCTGTTTATGATTGGCGATCCTAAGCAGGCCATTTACGGCTTTCGTGGTGCAGACATCTTCACCTACATCAAAGCGCGTAATCAAGTGAGTGCTCACTATACGCTTGGTACCAACTGGCGATCGAGTGCCGAGATGGTGCAGGCGGTTAATCAGGTGTTCCAACGGCCGGATAGCCCGTTTATCTACGATCAAGACATTCCCTTTCTGCCCGTTAGCGCCAGCCCGGGGGCGGAGCATCGCTTTTGGATCATGGGTGGTCAAAAGCAACCTGCGCTCACTTACTGGTTACAAGAGGCGCAGCAAGGCCCGGTTAGCAAGGGCGAGTACCAGCAAGTGATGGCCGCGTCGAGCGCGAGTCAAATTCAGCAAGTGCTCAGCCAGTCGCAACAAGGCCATGCTTGGCTGCAGCGCGGAGAGGAGCGAAAAGCCATTTTGCCGGGCAACATTGCGGTGCTGGTCAGAACGGGGAGTGAAGGACGTTTGATCAAAAAAGCATTGGCAGAGCAGGGCATCGCCAGTGTCTATCTCTCCAATCGTGACAGCGTTTTTCTTAGCCCGGTTGCGCAGGACATCCAGCGTCTTTTGCAAGCGGTGTTAACCCCAGACAACGATCGCGCGCTGCGCGCTTCGCTGGCGTCTGAGCTGTTTGCTTTAGACGCCGCCACGCTTGATGCGCTGAACAATGACGAGTTGGCTTGGGATACGGCGTTGAATGAATTTCGCGAGTACCGTCGCCTGTGGCAGCAGCGTGGCGTGCTGCCTATGCTGCGTTCGGTGATGGCTAAGCGCCACGTCGCAGAGCGCTTACTCGGTGAAGAGAACGGTGAGCGAGTACTAACTGACCTGATGCACATTGGTGAGCTGTTGCAGCAAGCCAGTGGTGAGCTCGACAGTGACCATGGTTTGCTGCGCTGGTTGGCGCAGGCGATTAGCGATGCACAAATGGGCATGGGCGGCAGTGACGAGCAGATCCAGCGCTTGGAATCAGAACGGAATTTGGTGCAGATCGTCACCATCCACAAATCGAAAGGGCTGGAATACGATCTGGTGTTTCTGCCGTTTGTTTTTGCTGCCCGAGAGGCGAATGAAGCGAAATATTACGACGCGCACAGTGACACTACGGTGTTGGATATCACCCGCCACGAAGCGGCGTTAAAGCAGGCAGACAAAGAGCGCTTGGCCGAAGATTTGCGCCTGATCTATGTGGCGCTGACCCGCGCCGTGTATGGCTGTTTCATCGGTAGCGCGCCGCTGCGCAATGGTCGCTCGACCAAAGAGCCGACAGGGGTACATCAAAGTGCCATGGGCTATCTGTTGCAAAATGGTCAACAGGGCGGTATTGCCGATCTCACCGCGGCGCTGTTGCAGCAAAAAACGGCGCTGGCGTGCATCGAAGTTTGCGCGCCGTTGCCGCTGCCGGAGGAAAAATTTCAGCCCAGTGCGCAGCCCGTTGGTGCGCTTGCGGCGCGAGAGCTGCACACGCCGATTGATCGTCTGTGGCGCATGACCAGTTATTCTGCCTTGGTCAAACAAGGATCGCAGCACAGTGAGTACGATGCCAGTTTGGAACTCGGCGGCTTTGATATCGACTCGTCGGCGGAGCGAGATGAGAGCGCGGTGCTGGAAGTGGAGAAAAACATTTTTAATTTCCCTCGCGGCGCCCGTCCGGGCACGTTTTTGCATGCCCTGTTTGAAGAGGTGGAATTTACCGAGCCAGCCACATCAGAGCACAATACCCAAGTCATCTCAGAGCTGATGGCGCAAGAGCAGATTGATAGTGATTGGTTACCCGTACTGCAACGCTTAATTGATACTGTGCTGGAGACGCCGCTGGATGGCAAAGCGCTGCGCCTGCGAGACAAAGCGCCTAGTCAGCGTTTGGTCGAGATGGAGTTCTTTCTCCCCATCGAAGTGCTGAGCGCCGCCGCGCTCAATCGTGTTTGCCAGCGGCACGATCCGCTCTCTGCCCAAGCTGGCGACCTCGGTTTTCAAACGGTGCAAGGCATGCTCAAAGGCTTTATTGACTTAGTGTTTGAACACAAAGGACGCTATTACGTACTCGACTGGAAATCCAACCACTTAGGCGATGCGACGCACTTTTATCACGGCGAAGCGCTCAAAGGGGCGATGGTCGATCACCGTTATGATTTGCAATACCAGATTTATGCCTTGGCGCTGCACCGCTTTTTACGTAGCCGAGTAGCGGATTACGATTACCAGCGTCACTTTGGAGGTGTCTACTACCTGTTTCTGCGTGGCATGGATGGCAAAAGTGGCAGCGGCATCTTTTCGGCGCGCCCTTCGCTGGCGTTTTTACAACAAATGGATCGTCTGCTGGATGGTCAGGAGCCGCAAGAGCCAGCCAGCAGTCAACCTGGTCAGATGGAGTTACTATGA
- the recC gene encoding exodeoxyribonuclease V subunit gamma, producing the protein MFTVYHSNQVDVLKSLLVELIRREPLQNPFTQERILVQSPGMSQWLKIELAKEFGVAANIEFPLPATFIWEMFTKVLPDVPKRSAFNKEAMTWKLMQLLPSMLGQAAFEPLARYLQQDEDHSRLYQLAEKIADIFDGYLVYRPEWIAKWEAGQAVEEIADEHPWQAPLWQALYQHTLALGQSPYHRANLYQDFIHALQASSATFEQLPERLFVFGISSLPPRYLDALKALGEHIDVHLMFTNPCRYYWGDVRDRKFLARLAAKHRQHLVWQQDHSQALGENGQLKGSIEDNLADELHSQMVGNSLLASMGKLGRDNLYLLSQLESHEIEAFVEVERDTLLHQLQADILNLEEHQDDHQLDHSGHKQVVSLGDQSLSLHVCHSPMREVEVLHDRLLAMFDADPSLKPRDIIVMVADINAYSPAIQAVFGNAPGERFIPYSISDRSAAQESPILSAFLQLLNLPQARCLASELLELLETPAILRRFALSDEDFLQAKQWVEASGIRWGLDERTGGEFELPQTEQNTWQFGIRRMLLGYAMADTAGLFQSRSGLIAPYNEVQGMGAELAGKLSHFIQKISEYRSKLAQNLQVDGWRDALNALLDDFFQVDLDGEMALKSIRDTLTQLKEQLSDAAFSADLSPAVVSEYLHNKLSGTRVSQRFLAGQVNFCTLMPMRSIPFRTVCLLGMNDGVYPRTVPPEGFDLMNGRARPGDRSRRDDDRYLFLEALLSAQQTLYISYVGRSVQDNSERVPSVLVSELLEYCQQNYCLAGDEALAVDASGERLVRSLQTHHPLVPFSPSAFQGKMSSYAKEWIPAAQLQSQTSLNQSRGAFLRALDDYWLGINFPYELDLVELQRFWRLPVQYFFNRRLKVLFEPPLPVMEDDEPFTLDGLSSFQLRDELLDRLLEASVAQQDPQAVIEQFLQQQRACGHLPVGAFGEIEFAANRAQAEALVDKLTFLAVREQEDIEIDLSFDLLGEGKPIRLTGWLTRHYQCGLIRYRSGRIRAQDYLAGWIDHLAMSASGLAQPTHLIGYDRKEGVQHLIYPAQDQPEQAKALLAELVRLFVEGMNRPLAYFPHTALAAIEAGFNRGQWVDDQEKAHKKMADTFNDGFLGAGEGSDVYIARIWPQWNETLAHEVRLLSSLVLQGARLSVVDGEDAS; encoded by the coding sequence TTGTTTACTGTTTATCACTCCAATCAGGTTGATGTTCTTAAATCTCTGTTGGTGGAACTGATCCGCCGAGAGCCGCTGCAAAACCCGTTCACGCAAGAGCGTATCTTGGTTCAAAGCCCCGGCATGTCGCAGTGGCTAAAAATTGAGCTGGCCAAAGAGTTTGGTGTAGCGGCGAATATTGAGTTTCCGCTGCCGGCAACGTTTATCTGGGAGATGTTTACCAAGGTGCTGCCGGACGTGCCCAAGCGCAGCGCATTTAACAAAGAAGCCATGACTTGGAAACTGATGCAATTGCTACCGAGTATGCTAGGGCAAGCGGCGTTCGAACCATTAGCACGTTATTTACAGCAAGATGAGGACCATAGTCGGCTCTACCAGCTGGCCGAGAAAATCGCCGATATTTTCGATGGTTACTTGGTCTATCGTCCCGAGTGGATCGCCAAGTGGGAGGCAGGGCAAGCGGTAGAGGAAATTGCGGATGAGCACCCTTGGCAAGCGCCGCTTTGGCAGGCGCTTTATCAGCACACCTTGGCGTTAGGGCAATCGCCCTACCATCGTGCCAACCTCTATCAAGACTTTATTCACGCTCTGCAAGCGTCATCGGCAACTTTTGAACAACTGCCCGAACGGCTGTTTGTGTTTGGTATTTCGTCGCTGCCGCCGCGCTATCTCGATGCGCTTAAAGCGCTTGGAGAGCATATCGATGTGCATCTGATGTTCACCAACCCTTGTCGTTACTACTGGGGAGACGTGCGCGATCGCAAGTTTCTCGCTCGCTTGGCGGCCAAGCATCGTCAGCATCTAGTGTGGCAACAAGACCATTCACAAGCGCTGGGTGAAAATGGGCAGTTGAAAGGCTCGATTGAAGATAATCTTGCCGATGAACTGCATAGCCAAATGGTTGGTAACAGTTTGCTCGCCTCGATGGGCAAATTGGGGCGCGATAACCTGTATCTGCTCTCGCAGCTCGAATCCCATGAGATTGAAGCGTTTGTTGAGGTGGAACGCGATACTCTGCTGCATCAGTTGCAAGCGGACATTCTTAATTTAGAAGAGCACCAAGACGACCATCAACTCGACCATAGCGGGCACAAACAGGTGGTTTCACTGGGTGATCAGTCATTGTCACTGCATGTTTGCCACAGCCCTATGCGGGAAGTGGAAGTGCTGCACGACCGTTTGCTAGCGATGTTTGACGCTGATCCCAGTCTAAAACCGCGCGACATTATCGTCATGGTAGCCGACATCAACGCCTACAGCCCGGCTATTCAGGCGGTGTTTGGTAACGCGCCGGGCGAGCGTTTCATTCCGTATTCGATTTCAGACCGCAGCGCCGCGCAGGAAAGCCCGATTTTGAGCGCTTTTCTACAGTTGCTGAACTTACCTCAAGCGCGCTGTTTAGCCTCAGAACTGCTCGAACTTCTGGAAACGCCGGCGATTTTGCGCCGTTTCGCACTCAGTGATGAGGATTTTCTGCAAGCCAAGCAGTGGGTCGAAGCGTCCGGCATTCGCTGGGGGCTGGATGAGCGCACGGGCGGCGAGTTCGAACTGCCGCAAACCGAGCAAAATACCTGGCAGTTTGGCATTCGTCGCATGTTGCTCGGTTATGCCATGGCCGACACAGCGGGCTTATTTCAATCGCGTAGCGGTCTGATTGCACCTTACAACGAGGTGCAAGGAATGGGTGCTGAGCTGGCAGGAAAACTGAGCCATTTTATTCAAAAAATTAGCGAATATCGCAGCAAATTAGCGCAAAACCTCCAAGTGGATGGCTGGCGTGACGCTTTGAATGCCTTGCTGGATGATTTCTTTCAGGTCGATCTGGATGGAGAAATGGCGCTTAAGTCGATTCGTGACACTTTAACGCAACTGAAAGAGCAGTTGAGCGATGCCGCATTTAGCGCGGACTTGTCGCCGGCGGTGGTGAGTGAATACTTGCACAACAAACTGTCGGGCACGCGGGTCAGCCAACGTTTTCTCGCCGGACAAGTCAACTTTTGTACTCTTATGCCGATGCGTTCTATCCCGTTTCGCACCGTTTGTTTGCTCGGCATGAACGATGGCGTTTATCCGCGCACGGTGCCGCCGGAAGGCTTTGATCTGATGAACGGCCGCGCTCGGCCGGGCGATCGCTCACGCCGCGATGACGACCGTTATCTGTTCCTCGAAGCCTTGCTCTCTGCGCAGCAGACACTGTACATCAGCTATGTGGGGCGCTCGGTGCAAGATAACAGCGAGCGGGTGCCTTCGGTGCTGGTCTCTGAACTGCTGGAATATTGCCAGCAAAACTACTGTTTGGCGGGCGATGAAGCGCTGGCGGTGGATGCTTCCGGTGAGCGTTTGGTGCGCAGCTTACAAACTCATCATCCTTTGGTGCCGTTCAGCCCTAGCGCGTTTCAAGGTAAGATGAGCAGCTACGCCAAAGAGTGGATCCCGGCCGCGCAGTTGCAAAGCCAAACTTCACTCAATCAAAGCCGCGGCGCATTTTTACGTGCATTGGATGACTATTGGTTGGGGATAAATTTTCCTTACGAGCTGGATCTGGTTGAGCTACAACGTTTCTGGCGCTTGCCGGTCCAGTATTTTTTCAATCGCCGCTTAAAAGTCCTGTTTGAACCGCCGCTTCCGGTGATGGAAGATGATGAGCCTTTTACTCTCGACGGACTCAGCAGCTTTCAATTGCGTGATGAGCTCCTTGACCGCTTGCTTGAAGCGAGTGTGGCTCAGCAAGATCCACAAGCGGTGATTGAACAGTTTTTACAACAGCAGCGAGCTTGCGGCCATTTGCCCGTTGGAGCTTTTGGTGAAATCGAGTTTGCCGCTAACCGTGCTCAAGCAGAAGCGCTGGTGGACAAATTGACCTTTCTCGCAGTGCGCGAACAGGAAGACATCGAGATCGATTTGAGCTTTGATCTGCTGGGCGAAGGCAAGCCGATCCGCTTAACGGGCTGGTTAACGCGTCACTATCAATGTGGCTTGATACGTTACCGCAGTGGCCGGATCCGCGCACAGGATTATTTGGCTGGCTGGATAGATCACCTAGCGATGTCCGCCAGTGGTTTGGCTCAGCCGACACACCTGATTGGTTACGATCGCAAAGAGGGCGTGCAGCATCTTATCTACCCAGCGCAGGATCAACCAGAGCAAGCCAAAGCCTTGCTTGCCGAGCTGGTGCGTCTGTTTGTCGAAGGGATGAATCGCCCCTTAGCCTATTTCCCGCACACCGCCTTGGCGGCGATTGAAGCTGGCTTTAACCGCGGCCAGTGGGTTGATGACCAAGAAAAAGCCCACAAAAAAATGGCCGATACCTTTAACGATGGCTTTTTAGGCGCGGGTGAGGGCAGTGATGTCTATATTGCGCGCATCTGGCCGCAGTGGAACGAAACGCTGGCGCATGAAGTTCGTCTGCTCAGTAGTTTAGTGTTGCAAGGAGCAAGGCTCAGTGTGGTTGACGGCGAGGATGCGTCTTGA
- a CDS encoding DUF3413 domain-containing protein, protein MLRKLSDNSAWLVAFFVCFSLFLALACYPFLLPTDAQQTFSTLQVFYLIATQLGWLGLLAFLLVLLALPLTWLPTHWFRGGVVLLAALLLILLQVDITVFQHYKFHINGLLVRMFVDSGSEVFHISWLSWALFISEIAVLLIGLAVTLRLTGRLAPRKSKYAMVAVWFALLVSSQAIHAYKNALYDNEVSQFTSNWPLYYPLTARSWIYQHGWVDEKVAARNRVELKNVTSSLLHYPLQPVALTTPEQQPNVLFILIDAWRYSDATAEIMPNVSQFAEKSAQFSQHMSGGNSTQAGMFSLFYSLPATYWDSVYASQTAPVFLDALQHSGYRMGIFGSASLTSPPLSRTVFKNVKDLRFKTPGDSQVERDARITNDFLQFVQQPNSQPYFGFLFYDSAHGTEFPEPEGAKFTPYWERVDHILLNNDFDAELYHNRYKNSLYYIDGLIGKVLKNIDLSNTIVVLTSDHGEEFNDNGMNYWGHSGNYSQAQIHVPLYIYTPDQPAVRYDYRTTHFDLVPTLMERLFGEQTDTATYSVGHNLFDDSVKREWFIAGSYYNYALVGQEIMMVVNPAGNAKQLNSQLSVVREEKIPPSVIQKSLDEMSRFFAKKS, encoded by the coding sequence ATGCTGCGTAAACTGTCTGACAACAGCGCTTGGCTAGTCGCTTTTTTTGTCTGCTTTAGCCTGTTTCTGGCTCTGGCTTGCTATCCATTTTTGCTCCCAACCGATGCACAGCAAACGTTCAGCACTTTGCAAGTGTTCTATCTGATCGCCACTCAACTCGGCTGGCTGGGTTTGTTGGCCTTTTTGCTTGTGCTTTTAGCTCTGCCATTGACTTGGTTGCCAACTCATTGGTTTAGGGGTGGCGTAGTGCTGCTCGCAGCCCTCTTGTTAATCCTTTTGCAAGTGGACATTACCGTCTTTCAGCACTACAAGTTTCACATTAATGGCTTGCTGGTGCGTATGTTTGTCGACAGTGGCAGCGAAGTGTTTCATATCTCGTGGCTCAGTTGGGCACTTTTTATCTCCGAAATCGCCGTACTGCTGATCGGCTTAGCCGTGACTCTCCGGCTAACAGGCCGTTTAGCGCCACGGAAAAGCAAATATGCGATGGTGGCGGTGTGGTTTGCACTGCTCGTAAGTAGCCAAGCAATCCATGCTTACAAGAATGCCTTGTATGACAACGAAGTGAGCCAGTTCACCAGCAATTGGCCCCTGTACTACCCACTCACCGCGCGCTCTTGGATTTATCAGCACGGTTGGGTGGATGAAAAAGTGGCCGCCCGCAATCGAGTTGAGCTAAAAAATGTCACCAGCAGTCTATTGCACTACCCGTTGCAACCTGTCGCGTTGACAACGCCAGAGCAGCAGCCAAACGTGCTGTTTATCCTGATTGACGCGTGGCGCTACAGTGATGCAACCGCCGAGATCATGCCAAACGTGAGCCAATTTGCCGAAAAGAGCGCGCAATTTTCCCAACACATGAGCGGCGGGAACTCAACTCAGGCTGGGATGTTTAGCCTGTTTTATAGTTTGCCCGCGACGTACTGGGACAGCGTTTATGCCAGCCAAACCGCGCCCGTCTTTCTCGACGCGCTACAACATTCCGGCTATCGCATGGGGATCTTTGGTTCCGCGTCACTCACCAGCCCTCCGCTGTCGCGTACCGTGTTCAAGAATGTGAAAGATTTACGTTTTAAAACACCTGGCGATAGTCAAGTGGAGCGTGACGCGCGCATCACAAATGACTTTCTGCAGTTTGTTCAGCAACCAAACTCTCAGCCGTACTTCGGTTTTCTCTTTTACGATTCAGCCCACGGCACTGAGTTTCCTGAACCTGAAGGGGCGAAATTCACCCCCTACTGGGAACGTGTGGATCATATTCTGCTCAATAACGATTTTGACGCCGAGCTCTACCACAATCGCTACAAAAACTCGCTGTACTACATCGATGGTCTGATTGGCAAGGTGCTGAAAAATATCGATTTAAGCAACACCATCGTAGTACTCACATCAGATCATGGTGAAGAGTTTAACGACAACGGTATGAACTACTGGGGCCACTCTGGTAACTACAGTCAAGCGCAGATCCATGTGCCGCTGTACATTTACACGCCTGACCAACCAGCGGTTCGCTACGATTACCGTACCACCCATTTTGATCTGGTGCCGACCTTGATGGAACGTTTATTCGGTGAGCAAACCGATACCGCTACTTACAGCGTCGGGCATAATTTGTTTGATGACTCAGTCAAGCGTGAGTGGTTTATTGCAGGCAGTTACTACAACTATGCACTGGTGGGGCAAGAGATCATGATGGTGGTTAATCCGGCAGGTAATGCCAAGCAGTTGAACAGCCAACTGAGTGTGGTCCGGGAAGAGAAAATCCCGCCGAGTGTGATTCAGAAGTCGCTCGACGAAATGTCGCGCTTTTTCGCGAAAAAAAGCTAA